The DNA window TCGGCGGGATTCAGCTTTACGCATCACTGCTCGCCGGCGACGTGGCCGACCGGCCCGACTCACTCCGCGTCGTTCATAAGATCACCGCCGGCGTGAAGCGGCTGGAGGCGCTGGTCGGTCAGGTCCTGCAGTTTTCAAGGGAGATCGGTGCCAACCTTGGCGACGCCGACCTGGCGGAACTCGTCGCACAATCGGTCGAGCTGGCGGCCCGGACGCTTGAGGATTGCGGCGTGCAATGCCGGATCGACGGGCCGGACGAACTGCCCGCGCGCGTCGATTCTCTTCTGATCGGTCAACTGGTGCTCAACCTCGTACAGAATGCCGCCGAGGCGATGGAGCCCGGCGGCGTCGTGACGGTTCGATACCGACGGGTTGGTGCGCAATGCGTTCTGTGCGTGCGCGACACCGGTCCGGGAATTCCTGCCGACGTGCTCGACAAGGTGTTCAACCCTTTCTTTACGACAAAGGAAACCGGGACGGGGCTCGGGCTGGCGATCGTTCACCGGATCGTCGAGGCCCACAACGGCACCATCACCGCCAGAAACGCCGAAGGCGGCGGGGCGGAGTTTGAGATTGTGATTTAGAAAGCAATCAGTAGTCAGGCGCGAAACGACTACTGACTACCAACGACGAACGACTGACAAGACAAGGACGTCTTATGGCACGCATACTCATCTGTGACGATCAGGAAATGATGCGGGATTCGCTCGCCGCGATTCTCGCCCGCGAAGGGCATGAGGTCGTTGCCACCGGTGACGGTCCGGCGGCGGTGTCGCGGCTGTCCACCGGGCGGTTCGATCTGCTCATTACCGACCTGAAAATGCCCCGCATGACCGGCCTGGAACTGCTGTCCGAGGCCAAACGTCTTCGCGCCGACATGCCGGTGGTGTTGATGACGGCGTTCGCCACCGTGCAGACCGCCGTCGAGGCGATGAAGCTGGGTGCGTACGACTACATCCAGAAACCGTTCGACGGCGAAGAGATCAAGCTGCTGGTCGATCGCACGCTCGAACACAACCGCCTGATCCGCGAGAACGCCACCCTGCGATCAATGGCAGAGGCCTCGCTCGCGCCACGGCCCCTGGTCGGTGATGGTGACCTGATGCGCGAGGTCAAACGCAAGATCGACCTCGTCGGCCGCAGCACGGCGACCGTCCTGATTCGCGGCGAAAGCGGGACGGGTAAAGAGGTCGTCGCCCGCGCCATCCACGCCGCCAGCGATCGCCGCGACAAACCCTTCCTGGCCGTGAACTGCGCCGCCCTAAGCGAAAATCTGCTGGAGTCTGAACTGTTCGGCCACGAGAAAGGCGCGTTCACCGGTGCCGACAAGCTTCGGCGCGGCCGATTCGAGCTTGCCGACGGCGGCACGCTCCTTCTCGACGAGATCAGCGAGATCGCCCCGGCGCTGCAGGCGAAACTGCTCCGCGTTCTGCAGGAAAGCATGTTCGAGCGCGTCGGTTCGAGCGTCAGCCAGCAGATCGATGTGCGCGTCGTCGCCACGACCAATCGCGACCTCGAGACCGAGGTCGAGAACGGCAAGTTCCGCCAGGATCTGTTCTACCGTTTGAACGTGGTACCGATCGACCTGCCGCCACTTCGGCATCGGCCGGAGGACATCGGCGACCTGTGCCGGCACTTCCTGAGCCTGGCGGCCCGCCGGTGCGGGCAGGCCTATCGGCACATCGAGCCCGAGGCGCTGCGGCTGCTGACCAGGTACGCCTGGCCTGGCAACGTTCGCGAACTGCAGAACATCGTCGAACGGGCAATGGTGCTAGAAACCGAGCCCGGCCTGGTGCGGGCATCGACGATCGAACCCTGGCTCAAGCCGGCCAAGGCGCCGTCAACCGCCGCCGTCGATAACCTCGCCGGCAAGCCGCTGGCGGACATCGAAAAGCAGGTCATTCTGACGACGCTTCGGCGGTTCCAGGGCCATCGCGTCAAGACGGCCGGTGCACTGGGGATCGGCGTGCGGACGCTGGGAATGAAGATCAAGAAGTGGAAGGAAGAAGGCGAAGAGTCGCTCGTCGGCGTCGAGGCGGAAGTGGACTGATCGCGCAGGATTTGCGCCACCGACGCGCAGATTGTGCCCGGTCCCCTCCTCCGGTACTCCGGGGGAAGGTTAGGGTGGGGGTTGTGTAGAGAAGCGTGACCATGCGGATGTCGACTTGGACGGAAGCGGTTGTGCGCGGGAGCAAAGGCTGGGAGAGCCCTTTGGAAGCAACCCCCTCCCTAGCCCTCCCCCGGAGTACCGGAGGAGGGGACAACGCGGAGTATTGTTGTAAGGCAGACGGCGCTGCCTGGCACGACGTTTGATATTGAAAGGCTGATCCATGTTCATCGATCGTCTCATCAATCAGGGAAACGCGCCGCTGCTGGAGCAGTGGATGCGGTTCACCGAAGAGCGACATCGGCTGATCGCGCAGAACGTGGTGAACATCTCGACGCCCGGTTACAAGCCGGTCGATCTGGACGAAGGCAAGTTCACCGCAATGCTGCGCGACCGTGCCGATGCCCGTCGCAACGCGGCCCCGGGAAGGGTCCGCTTCGACGACATCGGCGGCGAAGCCTCGAATGCCGAGCACGGCATTCTGTTCCACGACGGGCAGAACCGGTCGATGGAACAACTGATGACCGATCAGGCGAAGAACGCCCTGATGCACAACATGGTGGTCGAACTGCTTCGAAGGCAGTTCTCGTCGCTGGAAGCGGCGTTAAAAGAACGAGTTTCGTAAGGCGCGGAGCGCCGCGTTCTTAGCGCCATCCCGGAGGGATGGGCTGGAACCGTGTTACCCAGGAAGGGTTCGTTATGTTCGATGTACTCGATATGGGCGCCAGCGGGTTGAAGGCTCAGCGCACGCGGCTGGACGTCATCGCGCAGAACATCCTGAACGCCGATACCACACGCAGCGCCGACGGCAAGGTGGAACCTTACCGCCGAAAGTTCGCCACGCTGGTGTCCGGGCGGTCCGCAGGTGAACCGAACAAGCCCGGCGTTCACGTCGGGAAGGTCGAGTCGGACAAGGCGCCCTACGTGCCGAAGTTCGAGCCCGGCCATCCGGACGCCGACAAAAACGGCATGGTGATGTACCCCAATGTCGATCTGTCGGTCGAGTTCGTCAACGCGATCGAGGCCTCGCGGGCCTACGAAGCGAACGTGAACCTGATGGATGTGACCAAGCAAATGATGAGTTCGACCTTGCGTCTGATCGCGTAGGGTCCGCCTTGGCGGACGTTACGGGTTTGACGACGTAAGATTGAAAATAGACATCGGTCGATAGCAGCATCGACGGTTTCGCGTCCGCCAAGGCGGACCCTACAGATGATCAACGGCATCGATCCCAACTTCGCGGCAGGTAAGCTCGGCGGTTCCACGCCGACTTCCAAGCCCACTTCGGGATCATCGGGGTTTGCCGACGTACTCAAGGGGCACATCGAAGAAGTCTCCAAACTTCAGCAGGACGCCAGCAAGGCCGTCGAGGACCTGGCGACCGGCCGCACGGAAAACGTCGCCGGCGTCATGACCGCGATGGAGAAATCCGACATCGCATTCAAGACCCTCCTGGCGATCCGGGCCAAGCTGATGGACGCGTACGATGAGATCAAGAACATCGGCGTCTAGGGGATGTCACTGGTCGCTAGTCACTGGTCGCTAGTCACTGGTCACTAGTCACTAGTCACTTGCCGGTCTTACTTGGCAAAAGCCGACGGCAATGGACCAGTGACAAATGGCAAGTAACCACTGACAACTTTCCATGTTCGCACCATTTTCGGGATTTACATCGCGCGATGCGACGGTAGACTGCGGGGCACCACAGATCGGCGCACGGGCTCGTGGACGGGCCTACAGCGCCAGGCGGGCAAGGATGCCTGCTGATCAAAGACCTTAGTCACAGCCATGGAGGGCTTGACGATGGACTTCTTCAAGACGCAGTTTGACCGCATTCAGCAGCAGCTGGCAGGGCTTACCCCCAGTCAGAAGATGCTCTCGGCCGCGCTCGTGACCATCATGGTCATGACACTCTGGTGGTGGGGCAATTACGCCGGCAAGCCGGAGTTCGAACCCCTCCTCGACCAGACTCTCACGCAGGAAGACATCGGACGTATCGGCGTTCAGCTCACCGCCGCTGGAATCGAACACAAAGTCATCGACAGCAAGATCGCCGTGCCGGCCGAGAAGAAGGTCCAGGCGCTGGCGAATCTCGGCTACGCCAACATGCTTCCCAAGAGCACGTCGAGCGGCTTCGACGAGATGATCAAGCAGCTCACCGCGTGGGACGGACAGGACCGGCAGAACGCGATCTTCAATCACGGCAAGGAACTCTCGCTTCAGCGGGTCATCTCGCACTTCCCCGGTGTCGCGTCGGCGGTCGTCCTGATCGACCCCTCGACCAAGTTCCGACTCGGCCGCGACATCGAATCGACCGCCACCGTCAATGTCACGATGCGCGACGGCGGCGGATCGGTGAAGCAACTCGCGTCGGCGTGTGCACACCTCGTCGCCGGCTCGCAGGCGGGGCTCAAGGCTTCGCGTGTGAAGGTGGTGATCGACGGCAAGCCCCAGCCGGTGCCCGACACCGAAAACGCCAACGGATCCATTGCCACCAACGTTCTCGAGTCCCAGCAGGCCGCCGAGCTGGCCTTCACCCAGAAGGTTGAGAAGCACCTGGACTACATCCCCGGCGTTCGCGTCTCGGTGACGGTAAAGGTCAACAACGCCAGCGAGCAGGCCGAGGCGACGGAAGTGAACAAGGAAAAGTCCGGCACGTTCGAAAAGCGGCTGATGAGCAAGACCCGGGAGGATTCGTCGGGCTCGCCGGGCGCCGGCGAGGGCGGCGTCCAGCCGAACACCGGGCTGACAATCGGCGACTCCGTCGCGGCCGGACCGAGGCAGTCGACTACAGAGAATGAAGAAACGATCGAGAACGAAATTGTGCCCGGCGTGAAGAAGATCACGACCGTCACGCCTGCCGGCGATCACACCCCGATTGCCGCTTCCGTGCGCGTGCCCCGCAGCTACTTCGTGATGGTCGCCAAGGGCGGCGACCCGGCCGCAAAAGAGCCCGACGCCGCGACGGTTGACAAGGTGATCGCCAGCGAACTGCCCAACATCAAGTCCGCGGTCATCGGTTGCACTGCCATCGGCAAGCCCGAGGCGATCACCGTCGAGCCCTACACCGACGTCATCCTTCCGCCGCGCGACCCGCAACTGGCTTCGGCGGGCTCCGGCATCACGCTCATGCTCGGCGGTCACATCAAGGAGATCGCCCTGGGCGGCCTGGCGTTGGCCAGCCTCTTCATGATGTCGATGATGGTCCGCAAGGGCGCGGTCGCTCCGGTGGTGCTGCCGGCACCGGCCGTTCGCTCCACGGCTCCCAGCACGCTGTCGTCCAACGAAGCCGTAGCCGGCGAAGCCTCCGAGCAGAACCCAACGCTCGACGGCATGGAACTGGACGACGACTCGATCAAGACTCAACAGATGCTGTCGCAGGTCACCAGCATGGTCGGTGAGAGCCCCGACACCGCCGCCCAGTTGATCAAGCGGTGGATGAACCAGAGGTAAAGGGACGGGTGAAGGATGAAGGATGAAGGATGAATTCGGTTCATCTCTCATCCTTCATCCTTCATCCTTATCATTCATGGCCCAGGCAGAACTCAACGGTGTTCGTAAGTCGGCGATTCTGCTGCTGTCGCTCGATCAGGATCAGGCGGCCGAGGTGCTCAAGCGCCTACCGCCGGAGATGATCGAAGAAGTCAGCCGCGAGATCGCCTCTCTCGGCGAGGTCAAGGTTCCGCTGCGCCGTACGGTGCTCGGCGAGTTCTACAACCTGGCGCTGGCCAACTCGTACGTCACCGAAGGCGGTCTGGAATACGCCAAGTCGCTGCTCCGCAAGAGCCTCAGCGAGGCCGACGCCGCGAAAGCGATCAAGCAGGTCACCCAGCAGGTCGCGACGACGCCTTTCGCGTTTCTGCAGAAGGCCGAGAGCGAGAACCTGCTGACGTTCATCCAGGACGAACACCCGCAGACGATTGCCCTGATCCTGGCGCATCTCAACCCGCAGAAAGCCAGCGAGATTCTTGTCGGTCTGGCCGGGCAGAAGCAGATCGAGGTGGTTAAGCGCATCGCGAACATGGAGCAGACCAACCCGGAGGTGATCAAGGAGGTCGAGCGCGGGCTCGAGCACCGGCTGTCCGACATCGTCAGCCAGACGTTCGAGAAGGCCGGCGGCATCGACTCGGTCGCCGAGATGCTCAACCTCGCCGACCGTGCAACGGAGAAGGGGATCATGGAAGGCCTCGAAGCCGAGGACCCGGACCTCGTCGAGCAGATCCGCCGGCTCATGTTCGTCTTCGAGGACATCCTGCTGGTCAACGACAAGGGCATTCAGTCGGTGCTCAAGGAGATCGAGAATGAGACGCTGGCTCTGGCGCTCAAGACCGCAAGCCAGGATCTCAAGGACAAGATCTTCAAGAACATGTCGGAACGCGCCGCGCAGCTCATCGGCGAAGACATGCAGTACATGGGCCCGGTCCGCGTCAGCGATGTCGAACAGGCCCAGCAGAAGATCGTCGACGTCGTCCGCCGCCTGGAAGCCAGCGGCGAAATCATCATCGCCGGCCGCGGCGGCGAGAAGGAAATGATTGTTTGAGGAGAGTAGGCAGTAGGCAGTAAGCAGTACGCAGAGAAGAACTAGGAGAGCCGTCTTTCCGCTCTGCGTACTGCTTACTGCGTACTGCTTACTGCCTAATCACA is part of the Humisphaera borealis genome and encodes:
- a CDS encoding sigma-54-dependent transcriptional regulator, coding for MARILICDDQEMMRDSLAAILAREGHEVVATGDGPAAVSRLSTGRFDLLITDLKMPRMTGLELLSEAKRLRADMPVVLMTAFATVQTAVEAMKLGAYDYIQKPFDGEEIKLLVDRTLEHNRLIRENATLRSMAEASLAPRPLVGDGDLMREVKRKIDLVGRSTATVLIRGESGTGKEVVARAIHAASDRRDKPFLAVNCAALSENLLESELFGHEKGAFTGADKLRRGRFELADGGTLLLDEISEIAPALQAKLLRVLQESMFERVGSSVSQQIDVRVVATTNRDLETEVENGKFRQDLFYRLNVVPIDLPPLRHRPEDIGDLCRHFLSLAARRCGQAYRHIEPEALRLLTRYAWPGNVRELQNIVERAMVLETEPGLVRASTIEPWLKPAKAPSTAAVDNLAGKPLADIEKQVILTTLRRFQGHRVKTAGALGIGVRTLGMKIKKWKEEGEESLVGVEAEVD
- the fliE gene encoding flagellar hook-basal body complex protein FliE, coding for MINGIDPNFAAGKLGGSTPTSKPTSGSSGFADVLKGHIEEVSKLQQDASKAVEDLATGRTENVAGVMTAMEKSDIAFKTLLAIRAKLMDAYDEIKNIGV
- a CDS encoding flagellar basal body rod protein FlgB; amino-acid sequence: MFIDRLINQGNAPLLEQWMRFTEERHRLIAQNVVNISTPGYKPVDLDEGKFTAMLRDRADARRNAAPGRVRFDDIGGEASNAEHGILFHDGQNRSMEQLMTDQAKNALMHNMVVELLRRQFSSLEAALKERVS
- a CDS encoding sensor histidine kinase — protein: MPSSPAHDVRPAPSVDHARRIEELGRIILAYSEVTEKLQQSHDQLNRTVQILQQELGEKNRQLERRNRLAALGEMAAGLAHEIRNPLGGIQLYASLLAGDVADRPDSLRVVHKITAGVKRLEALVGQVLQFSREIGANLGDADLAELVAQSVELAARTLEDCGVQCRIDGPDELPARVDSLLIGQLVLNLVQNAAEAMEPGGVVTVRYRRVGAQCVLCVRDTGPGIPADVLDKVFNPFFTTKETGTGLGLAIVHRIVEAHNGTITARNAEGGGAEFEIVI
- the flgC gene encoding flagellar basal body rod protein FlgC, with translation MFDVLDMGASGLKAQRTRLDVIAQNILNADTTRSADGKVEPYRRKFATLVSGRSAGEPNKPGVHVGKVESDKAPYVPKFEPGHPDADKNGMVMYPNVDLSVEFVNAIEASRAYEANVNLMDVTKQMMSSTLRLIA
- the fliG gene encoding flagellar motor switch protein FliG, with product MKDEFGSSLILHPSSLSFMAQAELNGVRKSAILLLSLDQDQAAEVLKRLPPEMIEEVSREIASLGEVKVPLRRTVLGEFYNLALANSYVTEGGLEYAKSLLRKSLSEADAAKAIKQVTQQVATTPFAFLQKAESENLLTFIQDEHPQTIALILAHLNPQKASEILVGLAGQKQIEVVKRIANMEQTNPEVIKEVERGLEHRLSDIVSQTFEKAGGIDSVAEMLNLADRATEKGIMEGLEAEDPDLVEQIRRLMFVFEDILLVNDKGIQSVLKEIENETLALALKTASQDLKDKIFKNMSERAAQLIGEDMQYMGPVRVSDVEQAQQKIVDVVRRLEASGEIIIAGRGGEKEMIV